From Canis lupus familiaris isolate Mischka breed German Shepherd chromosome 23, alternate assembly UU_Cfam_GSD_1.0, whole genome shotgun sequence:
TAAGGAAGGAATGTCAAGGGGTCAAGGGAAATTTGGTAGTTGCTAGTAGAGTGTGGCCAGcatcctgcctcagtttccctcccaataccccccaccccccacctccatctaGTGTCTTTGAATGTCTGTGGTATGAGGGGAGCTCCGGGGCTAAGCTGTGGCCCTCAAGGTGCTTCCGCAGCATGACAGTCTGAGCCAGCCTGGACGCCCCGGTTTCCTCTGTGGCTGGTCAGCATGGTGCCCCAACTGGTGACTCAGGCAGGAGGGActtggccccgcccccccccaaggTGGTGGCTGTTGTGGATTGTCCCGccccctgcagcctgaggtggGCACTGCAGTGACGAGGTGCTCAGTCCAGGGAGAGGTCCGCCAGGTTCTGGGCACAGTGCTGCAGGTAGTCGACGTTAGGCACGGGGAAGGGCACACGGGACCACTTCTTGGCCTGGACTCTCCCTTGGGGTGTCTCTAGAAGCATGCTGCGGACTTTGAGCGCCGGCAGCTTCACTGACTTGTAGATCATCTGcaggccccaggcctccccacaGTTCCTGCAGTGAATAAAAGTGCAACACTCAGTGCATGTCCCAGCCCCATGCTCGGAAGcttgggagtgggagtggggcagagaaTGGGGAAGGAAAGAGCAGATAGGAGGTGATACTGAATGACTTCACATTTACCTGTGATGCCCTTTGCCCAAGCCAGAAGAAAGCAAAGGGGAAAGGGCTGCAGGGTACATGATTTATTTTCACTTGAACATGGAAGGGATGTCTCacactcccccttccccttctcagGGGGAGTGTATCTTAATCAGCACCCCCTTCTCCATCCACCCTGCTGGGAGGAGTGACTCAGCTGACCCAGTCCTCTTACTGTCCTCCCTTGAAGAGGGTTTGGCAAAGGGGACAAAGGACGGAGCCACACCAGGCAGAGGTCTGAAGCCCTGGAATGGAGGGAATGAGGCGCACACACACTCTGCAGTCAAGAGCGTGCCAGAAAACCTCCTCAAGTGCTTTGGCGAGCAGACTAAAAACCAGCCCCGTCACGAATATCAGCTGGGTTTTACTCTGATTTGGAAAAATGTGCCGAAGACTCAGATGAAGTTCAGTGTCCAAACAATGTGTCCCATCGAAGGAGAAGGGAATATTGCACGTTTTTTGTTCTCTCTGTTTGGCCAGAAGCAGAATGCTGTAAATTTGACCCTCATAGATAGCTGGGTAGATATAGCTATCTTTCAGCTGGAAGAGGGAAGCAGTAAAGAAAAAGCTGCTGTGTTCTGCCCCATGAACTCTGCTCTTGGGAAGAGCCCCTGGCTTGTTGGGAATGAACTCACTGTGGCAGATGTTGTGTTATGGTCTGTGCTCCAGCAGACGGGAGGCTGCAACGTGACAGTGCCAGCCAATGTGCAGAAGTGGATGAGGGCATGTGAGAACCTGGCCCCTTTCAACACTGCCCTCAAGCTCCTTAAGTGAAGTTTAATAACTGTAAAAGGTTGACTTCGAGAATGGTGCTGTTTCACGTGTATTGTGGGTAAAGGAACTTGTACTAAAATCGGTCTGTCTGGGCCAGTTGCCTAGAATCAATAAAGGcatcgaataaataaataaataaataaataaataaataaataaataaataaatgtgaagtgAAGTGAAGTGACAGTTCAACCCAGTCCCCATCTGAGTTACCGACTTCCCAAGGACTTTGTAGACCTGTCTACTGGGGAGGATGCTCACAAACTCATAGATTTTcttaaactgaaaagaaatcaGCAAGAGGATGACTGATTAGAGCGCAGAGTTAAGTCCGAGGTAAAGAGGAAACCACCTTGGCGTCAGGAGGCTGCTCTGAGCTCACAACTTCCTGTACCCCACTCCGGTTGGGGTGGGAGGCAGCATGAAATCAATAGCTTTTTATATCCATGTATATTAagctggaaaaaaacagaaggacttgtaaaaataaataataaatagaccttaaatataggaaaaaaattggTGCATGCTCCAACAATTGAGCCAGCCAAGGCACCCCTAACACACTGTGTTTATAGTAACTTTTACTCTGTAGCATTTCAGAAGATCCTATTCCTCCATTTTTTCTCAGTAATTTGGTCAATATCACCAGCCAGTCAAGCCATATAATCTGTTCACTGAGAACAGAATCTTCCTCTGAATATGGAGGTATTCTTTccatccatttttctctttggcttctgtAGGCACACATTGTGCATTTTTGTGGGACCTGGAAGCTGaagttgaaagttttttttttttttaatttttcagatgaaTGAAGTTCCTTAAAAACCAAGTCCAAATAGCTACAgaacaattcttttattttttcatttactcataCACAGACTATTTGCAGGGCCCTATTAAAAGTCAGTAGACAAGAAAATATGCTGTCAATATAATGAAAAAACAGTGGGCTTTTAATTATTCTTCCAAGACTATTCCTAccctttttaataaattaaggCAAGGTTGGCCACCCTTTTATGATGGCATAGAAAGTAAACAGGATGTGACTAGCAATCCACAATGCAGATTATGCAAGTCTTCTCAGGGCAGGGATGTTTTTCTGCAGGGTTTAATCAGACATTAATTCAATGTCTGGTGGGGCTATATGCCTATATAGCATCTCCTATGGGCTCTGGCTACCCTCTCTTGATCCCAATCCAGCTTCATCCCTAGACTTTGGCTATCAACTTTCTCCAACTCACAGGTCCCTTGAGACTGCTTCTTGACTTCTTGTTTCCCCATCACTTGtttattgaataagtgaatgaatgagtgaatggatgaacaaagcTAAGCATATTGCTCACAGTCACAGTATTTCCAAGTGGCAGAACCCTTTTGTTTCTCTGCTATCCACTGtagtaaacaaaagagaaatacaaaattaatctGCCTCCTTTTGCTGACTATCTGTCTGGGTCCAAGTCAATTCTAGCTAAGTGCCTGGAAAATTGTCTTGTGTATTTTCCTGTAGTGGTGCCTGGCGGGctcggtcagtagagcatgtgactcttgatttcaaagttgtgagttcaagccccgcattgggcatggagcctactttaaaaaaaaaaagtctatactGTTATTTATGGATGACTTAACCTAATTATTGCTGATTAACTCAGCAATGAGTGGCTTTATGTTCCAATacatattagaaagaaaatatttgcacaaagCTTGATACATATCTTTAGACAGTAAACTGAAGCtccagaatgaataaaaaatatttaaagtagatgAGTTGGTATTTTGAACAAAGGTAATAGGTGGATTGTGATGAACgcacatgtttatttttacctCCCACTATTCCTTTGAACATTATTTAATGAAGATATTCATCCCTGTCCCTCAACTCCCAGTGGGTCCATGGCTTATTTTCCACTTtaattctgtgtactttaagtcccttggcttctcctggaagttgtccgtctagctggtcttctgtaTTTTCCACTTTAAAGTAAAGTCCCACCACCACTTACATTTACAAatacaggtttgtttttttaagaaattggcacTAGACACTTAAAGAAATGCACAGCTTTGCTTGGCATTAAGTTTCCACCTATTTGGGTTCCCATGTCCCTGTGGATGTATCTGTTTTGGGATCTCTTACAGCTCTTTTCTCAGTCTTTGGATGTTCACAGAAACCTCTGTCTTCCTTTTGAAGTATCTTTGCCTTACCAGATAGCCTTGTATGATAGGACCAAAACAACCCTATGCAGACTCTTTCCATCAGGGCCCACATTTGGTCCCAAGCTTGACAACTTTTGGAAGTGTGGAGGTAGAGCCCCCAGCTTGGCCAACAAgaagcattcttttatttttatttttatttttatttttattttattttattttattttattttatttatttcatttatttcatttcatttcatttcatttcatttcatttcatttatgagagacacagagagagagagagagagagagagaggcagagacccaggcagagggagaagcaggttccatgcagggagcccaacatgggactcgatcctgggtctccaggatcacatcccgggctgcaggtggcgctaaaccactgcaccaccggggctgcccaacaggaAGCATTCTAAACACAAAGAACAACTATGTATAAGGAAAGAGGTATTggacccaaataaaataatggaattctGCTTAGCAGGCACCTCTCCATTATTGGGGCTTATAGAGCAACAAATGGTGAGCAACAGAATAATTAACCTAACAATAGGTTTGATGACAGTCTATGAGGGGGATCTAGTTTTCTGATGGCCAGGCATCTTGGGCCCTTCTATCAATGCTATTTCTTGAAGGTAGTGTTAAAATATGTATGTCTTTGCTAAACTTCGGTAAAAAGCCAAAATCAACATATGGTCTAAGACTAGAGATATTTAACATGTCACACCATTAGGCCAGATTTTCCCTGTCTTGTCACCATGTTTCATGTATATGATGACCATTCTTCTGGAATTAAAGATTTGGGTGCATAGCTTGACAATGACATTTATATTAATGGGTACAACAGGACTCTATTATCTAAAGGAGATCTAGGAATGAACAATTCCCAGATTAGTAGTCATCTTGTTTAATGGCTGAGAGTTGCACTGGAAATTGAGTAGGATGTACTCTGTTTTCCCAGAGCAAAAGGATGTAGTTCAGCAGTTCCTCTGTTATCTTAAAGGAAGTAAGGATCTTGACATTAGACACGGTAAAAGACTGGAATGTACTTATCCTTCCTGTTGCCACAAGTTGTCCTTGCTCAATTCACCTACCTTTTATTGGGCACCTATTCTGTGCCATGTACTGAGCTGGAAGCTGCAGATGTAAAGGAAGACACAGCCTTTGCCCTTAAGTAGTTTACAGAGCAAGGCAATATGCTAAGGTACCATGCATGTAGAAATTATTATGGGTAGTCATTTTATGTGTAGAAAGATTTGTGATTTATCAAGTAATTCCAATTTCAAAAACCCTAAATGTGAGGTAGCATTATCacctccattttataggtaaagaaactgagaccaGAGATGCAAAGTTATGTCTCCATGATGGATATTAAGTTGCAAAAGTCAAATTTAAACTCAGTTCTGCTGACTCCAAAGTCGTCCCTCTCAGTAGCATCTGTATTTCAACAAGGATCAAAGTGTTCCATGAAAGCTGCAGGACTCAAACCAGGGACTTTTGGAGATATTTGGGAGACTGGAgcacagccccccgccccccaccagcgGCCCATGACAAGCCAGCACAGCAGTAACTTGTGACATGTCCCCAGAAGTAAGCCTTATTCTAAGGGGTAGTACTGCAGCCCCAATCCTTGGCTGCCCCGAATGGCCTTCCTGTCAAGTCCAAAGCCTGCCTTCCTCTGGGGCCAAGGCTTCTGAATTGCTTTCTGCAGGTTCATTCCTACCTTTCATTAGATTAGGTGCAAACACTCtgagtaaacaaaataaaaattctctagCACCAGCAGCCCACTGCTAACAGCTACTCTGGATGATTTTCTTTTAGTTAATAAttcaattgcaaaaaaaaaaaaaaagaaagaaagaaaaaaaaagaggggcttGGCAGGGACTTGGCTTCAGCTACAAATCAACTTCAGACCCCAGAGGCACTTGAAAGAACTACTAGTGCCCACAATGGCTCTTCAGTGCAGCCTGTGTTTATTCAGGACCAGCCCACAACCTCCATAGCCCTAAAGGCAGCCTGCATGTAAATGCTACATTGTGcagtgatttttttattatgtggCTTCAGGCTGGTGGTAGATGATTTGTGAGACTGCTTCAGATCCATCACACTTGAAATTTTACATTTGCTGGTATCTATTGCTTTTgaagctcattcattcatccttccatTCTTCAAAGGTTAATTAAATGCctactgtgctaggcactgtatTAGCTACCAGAGATAGGGAGACATAAAAGGCCATGGTCATTGCCCTAAAGAGAAGATGCTAAGAAGAGACCCATGTAATCCCCTGGCAAGTTCCTTATTATACTGAGAGCATTCCCGTAACACTTGCCGTGCTCTCTTCTTGGGATCCTTTGATGAGTTAACAACAGATTGCTGTTTATGATTAACATCACACACATAACATCATCAAACATAGATTGAGAAACTACTATGAACCTGAGAAACTACTATGAACCCGGTACTTCTCAAGGCAGCAGAGATAACAACACAGAAAAGGCATAGACTAGTCCTCAGACTGGAGAGAGAGATCTGCCAAATAATTGTTGCATTAAAGAGCCATAATTACTAAGAGACAACTGTTCAGGCTACAGTGGAAGCACAAAGGAGAGAGTCATCAATGGAAAGACTGGACTAAGTTACAAAGTGGACTTCACAAAGGCGGTGTTGCTGGTAATGAATCAAGAAAGATGAGCAGGTGTTCATCCAGGTGGACCATGGGAAACGGAGTGTCCCCAATACCATGGAAAGTACCTCACTCATTCTTTTACCAGacgtttattgagcacctttATGTGGCAGGCATGGAATTGGGGCCGTACTAGACACTGGTGATAAAGAGGATGGTAAGACCCCCTGGAAACTTATTCTCCAGAGAAAGGGATAGACCCATCAATACATAATTACAGCACAGTGACCTAAGCTGTTACAGTTACAAGGTGTTCATGAGGTTACTTATGGTTTCCTTCTCACATCTGGACAACATTAGACTGTTGTCATTAGACTGTCTACATTAGAGTCTGACTTTCTAGAACATAATCCTAATTTAATAAGAAGAAATGCTTACAGGGTTTATAAAAGGTAAGAGTAGAGATTTGAGAATCAAATATACAGTTTTGACAagctagctgtatgaccttgggtaaTTTGCATAACCTACATAGAAAAAAGCGAATATGTTCTCATTTGCAACCTGACTATAGAGTTCTTATAAGGATTAGAGATAACACATGCATTACAATGCTTGGTTATCATAGGTGATCAATAAAAGGCAATTACTTCTTAGTGCACGTATAACATTGAGAAATGAATTTCCAGTACCAAAGGGATACACTAAGTTTATTTAGGACAATCATTACTCATTACTTCACTGTTAAGAAAACTATGATCAATATTTGGCCTTCTGACTCTATCTGCCCAGGAGAAACCTGGACATAACAAGATATAAATGACGCCGGTAagctaattaaattttaaaatctttagtgGTTATTCCAAGAGATCCTGTTGAATGATGTAGGCCATTAGAGTACTTGGTcagatttttaaacagaaaaacaacttcCCCTACAACCATTAGATAACAAGTTGGACAGTATAGACAGTATAGACTAGTCTATGGATTATCTAGGGATTTGAGCATagccaggcatttttttttaatgcatgaatCTGAAATGAaccaaagcaaaatattttgaatagaaaCAATGAGACTCTCAGGGAGGGCCTAAGCTCACTCCATttcttaaatacaaatttaatgaCCACAGAATGTTTATgagtagtgtgtgtgtatgtaatggTAGGAAACTAGGGGAGGAGGGAATCTGAAAAGGGGATGGGTTTGGGGGTAGGAGAGAGTTGAGgagaccgggggggggggggggggagaaagaagaacaaaacaaggTGACCACAGAAGATGGCAGAGTGACCAATAGGACCACCTCACCGTCTCCCAaactccttctccccctccccacctatCGTCAAGGCATCTCCGGATTACTTGGTGGTGCTTTTTGGGATCACTGCTGGGGCGACCGGGGCCAAGCTGGGCTTGGATGAGAAAGAGCTGATCTTGCTCTTATGGAAAGTCGTGGATCTGGCCAAAAAGTAGGTAGGACAGTTGCACAAAGTACTAGTCAGACCGGATCAGTTGGAGCTGATGGAGGACTATAAAGATGAGACCAAGATCAATGCAGAAAGTCTGTCCTCCTCCCCGCAGCTGGACCAAGCCCTCTGACAGTTTAACCAGTCAGTAAGC
This genomic window contains:
- the LOC100856198 gene encoding aminoacyl tRNA synthase complex-interacting multifunctional protein 2-like isoform X1 encodes the protein MGECILISTPFSIHPAGRSDSADPVLLLSSLEEGLAKGTKDGATPGRGLKPWNGGNEAHTHSAVKSVPENLLKCFGEQTKNQPRHEYQLGFTLIWKNVPKTQMKFSVQTMCPIEGEGNIARFLFSLFGQKQNAVNLTLIDSWVDIAIFQLEEGSSKEKAAVFCPMNSALGKSPWLVGNELTVADVVLWSVLQQTGGCNVTVPANVQKWMRACENLAPFNTALKLLK
- the LOC100856198 gene encoding aminoacyl tRNA synthase complex-interacting multifunctional protein 2-like isoform X2 codes for the protein MDNCNLQQSTPESPTERERIYRDEGLAKGTKDGATPGRGLKPWNGGNEAHTHSAVKSVPENLLKCFGEQTKNQPRHEYQLGFTLIWKNVPKTQMKFSVQTMCPIEGEGNIARFLFSLFGQKQNAVNLTLIDSWVDIAIFQLEEGSSKEKAAVFCPMNSALGKSPWLVGNELTVADVVLWSVLQQTGGCNVTVPANVQKWMRACENLAPFNTALKLLK